The DNA window AGTCTTGCGGATCAAGTGGATGAAGAAGAGATCAACATTGATGATGaaactgaagaagaagaagataccGATGGATACAAATCAAGTGATGGGGCTGATGACGTAGATTTGGAAGATGAAGACTACGATTAAAATGACATTTGGTATTTCTTCTATCACATTTTGAAAGACtttttattttagtttgatttttttgataatattttgtttattgtGGCGTGACGTAGATTTGAAAGATGAAGATGACGATTATAATGACATTTGATATTTCATGTATCACATTTTCAAagactttttattttattttgaatttttggatgATAATTTGTTTGTTGCGCTTTTTTCCGTAAAGCGTGCGCTTCGCTTTGCGCTTTGCGCTTGAAGCCCCAAGACACTTGAGCGCTTTTTCGCGCCTCGCGCTTTTGACAACTATGGGCACCCCACTACTCCATGATCTCATGTCTTAAACCACTATTCCATAATCCCATGTCTCAAGCCACTACTCCATGATCATTCAACTACTAAACCATGTTTTCATGTCACTAAGTCATGTTTAATTAGCCACTAAACCATGTGGATTTTCAGGGTCTTCACAAGTAAATCGATGAATTCAACAAAATGTAGACTTTTCTTCATGCAAGCAGTATAGTTTTATTTTCCTTCCCTAGTGTTTGAAAGTAAAGCAAACCAAGATGTCAGCAGTGGAAACAATCATTTAGTGAGGAAAATTTTCACAAAAAGATTTAAAGTTTCGGCTAGATAAAGCTCAATGTAGTAAAAGAAGTTCATTTTCCATCAAGTCCAGGAAAAACAATCTATAATCTCTGAAATTGCACAAAAAGATTCAAATTTTGGTGGAAAAACCAAACGCATTGGGGGGAAAATAAATCTATTATTTACCAGAGTTTTTGGTTCATCTGCATCGGCCAGCACAGCTCCTGAGTACTTCTCCCGGACCATGGGGCAGTGGTGATGGTGTTCTCTGTTTATATATAAGTTTTGAGAGTTTTTGCTACTAACCCTTGGAAAATAAGAAAATTGCGTATTCAGACCCATAAAACTAAATAAGCATTCTTAGGAATGTAAATGAACCAAACCGTTtgcgagctattcgaagctcggcttgataaaaagcttgtttgagtttttgtttgttaatcataacaaaccaagctcaagctcgattttgagctcgaaaatataattaaatcaagcTCAGGCCTAAgttcggctcgtgagctcgcaaacatgttcgataataggcttgcgagctcgagctcggctcgtttaggtggctcgcaAACAAGATTTTGGAATGTTCAATAATatactgatttatgttttttAGCTCTTATTCGTGtcgttttggttatttatgaatgaatttatatttttatgtctgatctaaaattagtttatagatatatttaatttttaacaagctCGATTCAAACTCAAACTCGAGCTCCATTCTATGCTTatcgagctcgaaaacgagacGAGCTCTAGCCAGGCTTGTTAAAAATgctaaacgagctattaatgaatcaagctcgagccatggcttgattaacatgctaaatgagcttttaacgagccgagctcgagcctgataatagaagctcgaatcgagctcgagctcgaactcgagcctcaaacaattttaaacaaacctagctcaagcctgatactgtttggtttggtttagatcgtttacatccctaagCATTCTTGATTTTTAAGtgtctttttatattaaaaaaatgaactATCTATTCATGCTTACACGATTTTTTGAACATGCATTTATGTTGCGACTTCGACATGAAGCTCaacattgaattaaaatttcTCCTACATGAAATCATAGAATATATTGAGTAAATTTGGAAAATATTATAGATTGATAAAAAGTTATTTTTGTACATTCAATGTAATATCGCTCAAAAATTGGTTTTTTACAAGCAACATAGGCACACATACGAAATATCGCATAGACTAGGGTAAATAgtgtaatttttattaaaaaaatcaaaggTCAAGATACTTATTTAATTTTCATGTGGTGAAGTATGTATTTTCGAAATTTGAAAGAGACTTTGTTCCAAAATCTCTGGTTTTTAGGCATAaaactttcaatttttttaaaatttaaaaactcacataatttgcaaaaaaaaatatatcactTTAGATgcagagatagagatgatgtgTATCCTTTTTTGTCAGTCGTTGGAGCCAATTGTGAATCTTTCTAAAGCAATGCCTTGACAAGATCAATATGCCCTTTGTCTGGCTGCGAAGTGTAATGCATTTTTCGGTTACAAGAGAAGATCGATGCATTTCCAGGACCGGTTGCCATGATCATGATCTAACAACAATTGCACAATCTCTTCAATAATGATAACATCAAATAAATCTAGTCAATGTTGAAAGAGAATCTCAAGGAATTGAACAAACTTAAAACATCATGCGAAGGGCCACCCACTTTTGGCATGCTTCTGGACTCAAaacaattttatatatttttataaaagacATCATCTTCTTGCTAAGATTATCGTCTATACTACGAGCTCAAGAAAAGCACACTTCAAAACAACATTTAggcattatattatataattccATCAACTAAGAATTTTGTCATACCAGTAATCAAATTAATCACAACACTCATACCTCTTTTAAAATCCCATGTCAGGTACAAGACAATCTTGGAATTGGTATCCTCATCTCTTTCTTTGCTTGTCCACTTAAAATCATCATTCCAACCAAACGAGGCTGTTTACGTGAGCTTCAAAATGGAATGAACCGCCCTCCAACTCAAATGACAAAATTTCTCTAGTTTTGACATCATAGATTGTCATCTATACTACCTACCAGCTCCAGAAAAACTTCATTCAAACAACATTTGGGTGTTAAACATATGCTTCCATCAACTAATAATTTAGTTGTACCAATAATCAAATTAATCACGACACTCATACGCCTTTTAGGATCGCATATCAGGTACAGGACAGTCTTGGAATTGGTATTTCAATCTCTTTCGTAGCTTTAAATCATCATTCCAACCAAACGAGGCTGTTTACATGAGCTTCAAAATGGTAACATTTGCCCTCCAACTCAAATGACTGAATTTCTCTAGTCTTAACGTTATAAACTATCCAATGTCTCTGACCATATCCAAGACTGAAGACCAACAGTTCCCTCGCTACTAACCAAAAACAGGGATTTATTGATTTCGTAAAATCGGAGAACATGCCCTTAAATCTGTCACTTAGAGGTTCTGAGTCAAAGCTAAACAACATGGACCACTCTCCAGTTACGGAATTCATCTCCCAAACATCCCTCAAAAACTTACTGGATTCATCAATAAATGATAGATTACCGCCCATTGGTAGAAAACTCCCGAACATTTTTGGTAATTGAGGCACAGGAAACCGGCGAACGATTTCAGTCTCGACATTCAATGTCAAAACAAATTTGCTGCTCGTCCAGTGTACATATCCTCCAGTAACCAACAGAAACCAAATGAACTTAAGCTCAGTTGGGAGCAACAAGTGGTCTGTGTCAATATGCCTCCAAACTTCATCAACTCCAATGGTAAGCACTGCAATTTGTGTCTTCGGAACAATATATTTATCACGACACACACGTACCAATTTATACTCCATGGAAGACTCAACAAATGCTAAACCACCATCCGAATGATGTCCTGTTAGAGCGGAGAAAGGAGGAAGAATGGCCCACTGCTTTGTCAATGGATTAGTAACATAAAGATTAGGAACTTCAATAACTTCACTCTCATCAGAGATCACCACTAAACCATTGCAGCTAGACCTTACCAGACCGTGGACCCCGCAGTCAAACTTACATATCTCGAGACAACCTCGTCGCATCTCCACATAAATCCCATTACGCGGCGAAAGCCACTCCTGGATTATAACTCCACCAGTTGAATTTCTAAGATGGTGCTGGATGAAATTTGGGGAACAGATGACAAGGCTCCATTCTCTGCAAACATGCCTCACGACATCATGTAAAAGTTGAGCTGGAAGATGTAAAAGAAACTGGAAAATTATCTCTCGAGGAAGATATCTGGTATTTCTTCTCTTCCTCGCACACCTCTTGCAACAGTGGAAAATGTAAGGGTTGATGGACATCTGCGTATTTATGCAGAagaatcataactgaaaattatCCTCAAATTGAACCAAAGAATAACCGGAAAGCTGGATACACATTGTCACATATACAAGTAAATATCGATGAAATTGGACAAAAATTTAGACTCCTTTTCCTGAAGTAACACAGTTTTGTTTA is part of the Primulina eburnea isolate SZY01 chromosome 1, ASM2296580v1, whole genome shotgun sequence genome and encodes:
- the LOC140828504 gene encoding uncharacterized protein; amino-acid sequence: MVRKRKSGAVLAVADEPKTAMSINPYIFHCCKRCARKRRNTRYLPREIIFQFLLHLPAQLLHDVVRHVCREWSLVICSPNFIQHHLRNSTGGVIIQEWLSPRNGIYVEMRRGCLEICKFDCGVHGLVRSSCNGLVVISDESEVIEVPNLYVTNPLTKQWAILPPFSALTGHHSDGGLAFVESSMEYKLVRVCRDKYIVPKTQIAVLTIGVDEVWRHIDTDHLLLPTELKFIWFLLVTGGYVHWTSSKFVLTLNVETEIVRRFPVPQLPKMFGSFLPMGGNLSFIDESSKFLRDVWEMNSVTGEWSMLFSFDSEPLSDRFKGMFSDFTKSINPCFWLVARELLVFSLGYGQRHWIVYNVKTREIQSFELEGKCYHFEAHVNSLVWLE